Within Bdellovibrio bacteriovorus HD100, the genomic segment TCAATCTTCTTTTCGTTGAAGCCAATCCGATCCCGGTGAAAAAGGCGTTGCAGTTGATGGGCATTCTGGAGTCCGCAGAACTGCGTCTGCCATTGGTGGAGCTGGGTGCTGAAAACACCGCAAAACTTCAGGCCGAGATGAAAAAAGTGGGTGTGCTGTGAAGAAAATCAAAATCGGCCTGATGGGTTCTGCCGGCCGTATGGGTCAAGAGATCGCCGGGGTGATTGAAGCCAACCCCCGCTGCGAACTGGTGTATGCTCCCCTGCGCGGTGAAAAGTGGGACTCCAAGAAAGCGCAAGCTGTGGATGTGTGGATTGACTTCACTTCACCGGAAGCCCTGAAAGATATTTTGAAAAAAGCCAGCGAAACCAAAACACCGGTGGTGTGCGGAACGACGGGCTTTTCCAAAAAAGAAAAAGAGCTGCTGAAAACCTACAGCAAAAAAATTCCGGTTCTGTGGTCTTCGAACATGAGCCTGGGTGTGGCGGTGCTGAACGAAGCGCTGAAAGCCTTTTCCGCGATTTCGCATTTTGATTTCCAGATTGAGGAAATCCACCACAATCGTAAAAAAGACCGACCTTCCGGAACGGCGATCACCCTGCAGGAAAATCTGGAAAAAGCGGTGGATAAGAAACTTCCTGAAGCTTTGGCCATTCGCGGGGGCGGCGTGTTTGGAGTGCACAAGATCTTTGCCATGAGTGATGAAGAGGTTTTGACCTTTGAACACACGGCCTTGAACCGCACCGTCTTTGCCAAAGGTTCTGTGCAGGCGGCCGAGTGGCTGGTGAAACAAAAGCCGGGTCTTTATCAGATCCGCGATGTTCTGTTCGGAAAAAGCAAAAAATGAGTCCTGTGCGGCATTCGGCATTGATATATCTGACGCTGGATCTGGTCGGCGGCACCGAGAAGGCCAAGGCACTTTTGGCTAAATTGTCAGAGTGTGGAGACATTGTGGCGATTTCTTCGGTGTACAAACGTTACCTGACTCCGGAGCGTCTGGATCTGAGTGCCCGCATGGAGTTTGTGATTCGTTTTGAAACCATGATGTCGGTCGATCAGTGTCTGCACGTGGTGCTTTCCGGCTGCGAGCAAGGAGCTCCGGGTCTGCTTCAACGCAGCCATGCCGAACTGACCCTTTTGACTTTTGATGACATGATTCTGATGTCACCGCGTCTGACGCTTCCCTATCCGCAACTGCACCAGGATCCTCTTATTATTCGCTGTGCCGCAGAGGCCTGGGGGCAATATGAGCATCCCATCTATCAAAAGAGCTTAAGCGAAATTGCGCGTTCCGCCCTGCCGGCCAAGCAGGCCGAGTTCCATATTCAGGGTAAAAGCCTGGTTGATTTTTAATCCTGGAAAACGTACAAATTGAGGGTATCCAAAAATCACGTTTCCAGACTCGGGAGTCCCCATGAAGTTTTTCATCGATACAGCAGAAATTGAAGAAATCAGACAAGCCAATCTTCGTGGTTGGGTTGACGGTGTTACCACCAACCCTTCTTTGATCGCAAAAAGCGGCAAGGACTTCCACACCGTGATCAAAGAGATCTGCAAAGAGATCACAGGTCCAGTTTCTGCGGAAGTGATCAGCCTGCAACACGAAGAAATGGTTCGTGAAGGTAAAGAGCTGGCGAAACTGGCTTCCAACGTTGTGGTGAAAATCCCAATGTGTGAAGACGGCATGATCGCCGTAAAGAAATTGAAATCAGAAGGCATCAAGACCAACGTCACACTGGTGTTCTCTCCAATGCAGGCATTGCTTGCGGCTAAAGCCGGCGCGACGATGGTATCCCCGTTCGTGGGTCGTCTTGACGACATTGGTGTTGAAGGTATGCAGATGGTTGATCAGGTTATCCAGATGTACCGCAACTATGACTTCGAGACTGAAGTATTGGTAGCCAGTGTAAGAAGCCCGATGCATATCCAACTTGCAGCTGAAATGGGCGCGGACATCGCGACTATTCCGTTTAAAGTAATGCAATCCATGACTCACCATCCGTTAACTGACAAAGGTATCAAGATGTTCATGGATGACTGGAACAAGGCTCAGAAGAAATAATGATGAAGACCTTCGTCTGGGTATTCCTTCTTGCATCGACGCTTTTTTTTGCTGGTTGTCGCACCGGTGGGGTGATCTTGCGTGAAACCCCGCTCAACCTGAGTGAGACCCGTCGCGCGATTGTGGCTGTGATTGGTGAACCCAAATCCATCAGTCAGAACGGGCGCGAGATGACGTCTCAGTACTACGACAAAAAAGGCAAGAATATCGACAAGATGGATATGGCCAGAGAACGTTTTTACACCCATGTCACTGTTCTTGGTGACCGCCGTCCTTACGATGTTCAGGTCCAGGTTCTGGTCGAAGGTCGTAATGAAGATGGCGGTTTTGACCTGCTTGACCGCGACGACGACAAAGCCGCGCCCATCGCGGAAAAGATCCGCCAGTCCCTTAACCAAAGTCGCGACAGTCGTAACGTCATTGACGACTTCCGTTCCTTCTAAATACGATAAAGGCTAGTCAGAAATGACTATTCTTCAAATGAGGTGACTGTTGCAAGGAATGCGACTGAAGCGGTTCATATTACCGCTCCTGGTATTAGCTGGAAGCTTATACTGGTCAAGCCCCACAGGTGGCTTGAAGTTCATACCTATTTATGAAGCCCTCACCATCAAAGCTCAGAAAAATTCTCCACCACATATCGCCTTTGAAGAACTGCTGGAATCCGAGAGGCAACTTGCAGAGTGGTCAAGAATCGAAAAAGTGAAACCATTGAATCTTGCCGCAGAAAAGTCCACCGCACCGCTGTTTGCGAAGCGTGTGGAAATCGCTGAAATGGTGATTCAAAAAACTCCGGAAAGATTTGTCGCGGAAGCACCATCCACAACAACGGTGGATGCCGATCCGACGGCATGGATGAATGATCTTTCCCCTGCTCAAGCCAAGCGTCTGCAAGCCGCTCAAAGCCGCAGCGAAGTGATGGGTCAGGACTGGAGCCAGCCAACGTGGTCTGACATGGCCAAAGAGGTTCTGGAAAAATCCGGCGTGATGACGGCGACAACATCCTCCAACCCACGTGTGTATGTGGCGGGTGTGGATGCTTCCGGCAAAGCCAACACCAAAATTCCCCAGGCTGAAGTGCGCATCCCGGATCGCAACAACCAACCCTCTGATGACGGCATGAATCCTTCCTATGGTTTGGTGGAAGAACAAAGACCGGCGGGCATTCGCACGATCTCGGGTCCTTTGGAAATCACCGGCGGCCTGGCGGTCACCAATGAACATCATATTGAAATCCGTCGCAGTGACGAAGGTGTCTTAAAAGAACTGGGCAAGGTCAATCTTGTTCAGGGTCAGTATAATATAGATGTCGAAGATGTGACCGGATCCATCATTGCCCGTCTGGTGGACAAAGAGGGTAAAACCCTGGGTGAAGGCAGCTTCCGCTTAAATCGTGTGGCCTCGATTGCGCAAAACCGTTTGCAGGGACCGAAGATTCGCATCGAACCACATCCTGACTTTGGCGGCATTGTTACAAGTGCTTACAATCCAAAGCCGGATGATGCAGCTCCCGCCAAGACTCTGGTGACCTTTGTAAAAGGTGCCAAAGAAGTCGCACCGAAAAAAGACGGAGCCGTGGCGATGGATAATGTGACCAAAGGATCCACGACGGTGATGCGCGCGGCAGCGCCTTCGCACATGCAAACAGCGTCCATTGTGGTTTCGGGTCAGGAATTTAAGACGCCTCTTTATCCGGCTTCGATGATCCAGGCCCTGCAGGACATTTTGAGCCAGCAAAGACAGATGTCCTTTGAAGGCGCACCAACCATCATCTGGGGTAAGGTCAGCCTTGATGGCAAAACACTTTCCGGAATTGATGTGGTTGTCGAATCAGATCCAAGTCTTGTGCCGGTTTACTTTAATCAGTTCATGCTTCCGGATCCAAGTTTGAAATCCACCGGTGACAACGGTCTGTTTGCCTTTGTGAATGCGGAGCCAGGCTTCCATTCCCTGCTGGCAACCCGAGCCGAGGCAATTGTGGGTTATCAGAACGTGGTGGTGGAAGAAGGCTCTGTGGCTCAAGGGGACATTCAGTCCACTATGAAAAACGAAGCCGTTCCGCTGCGGGTGTATGACGCCTTTGCGGGCGATGCGGTTCCGGCCACCGTGACCATGCAAAGCTTGCAGAGCGAATTTGAAGTTCAGGGTGCCACGACGGTGACTTTGCCGAACCTGAAGCGCTATGGTCTAATGCGAGTACAGCCTGAGGGCACCGACTATGTGGCGGCGAGATATGTTTACAATGACAACGACGAATACGTGCACGCCCCGGTGGTTCGCTGGTCATGGCTGAGCGCTATCAAAGGTTATCTGAAGATTGATGATCTGCCGACGGCGGGTGTGATTGTGGGCTTTGTTCCGGATGAAAACTTTGAAGTTTATCTGGCAGCATATGATTCATTCAACCCGCGCCAGATTGTGTACTTCGATATGCAAGGCCGTATCCTGCAAAATGGCAAGGGCATCGCGGGTGGTGGTTTCATTCTTTACAACGTTCCTGAAGACATTCACGAAGTTGTGGTGGTGGGCGAAAGAACGCAGAAGATCTATTCCCGCGTTCTGCCCGTGGATCCAAACACGCTGTCCGTGCTTAGTTTCCGAGAGTAAATTCAGAAACACATTTCTTGAAATAGTTCCCGCGATCTTCAAAGGACTTGAATTCATCAAGACTGGTTCCGCCCGGGCTTAGTAATACTGTATCACCAGGTTTTGCGCTTCCCAGGATGTCACACAGGGCTTCACCCAAACGGGCAAAAGACCTTCCGGGCAACGTGGACTTTGTCTGTGCGATCTCACGACATTCACCGAAGAACACAAACTCGATGTCTTTCAGATTTCCCAGGGCTTTCAGATCCTGCCACGGCAGATTTTTATCCCGGCCGCCCAAAAGCAGCCACAGCCTTCCGGGTTTTGAAAGAGTGTCATGAGCCGCCGCGGTTGCAATCAACACACTGTCCATGGCGGTGGCTTTGCTGTCGTTGATAAATCGAATGCCCTTGTAGGTGCCGACACTTTCCAGTCTGTGGACAAGGCCCTTAAAGGATTTCATGCCCTCAATCGCCGAAGCCGGCCATTTTGCAGAAAGTGCCAGGGCGCTGGCCAAAGCCAGATTGTCCTGATTGTGCTGACCGATCAGTTGCGCTTTTTCAAGCTGCAAGGAAGTCAACATTTTGTCAGAGCGGGAGATGATCTTCACCTGTTCCGGCTGCCCGTTTTTATGGAAGTACTCAACCAGATCACCGCCTTCGCGATTGAGCAGCAGGGCATCCTTGGTCAAAGACAGGATCTTCCACTTGGTGTCGTAATAGTGCTGAAGGTTGTCGTAGCGCTCAAGATGATTGGAGGTGAGGTACGTGATCGCGGAATAATCCAGGGAAAGACCCTCGCAGTTTTCCAGTTGATAGCTGGATAGCTCCAGAATCACCCAGTCGGCGCGCGGACGTTTGCCTTCAATCACATCGGCGGCATAGTCTGCAAACGGGGTTCCCAGGTTTCCACCGACAAAGCCGGTTTTGGAAAAGGCCTCTAGCCCCGCACCTAAAATCGAAACGGTCGTGCTTTTTCCAACGGAACCGGTCACGCCGATCATCTTTTCGGTTTCCAGGGTCGCACAGGCCAAAGAAAGTTCGCTGGTGATTTGGACTCCGTTTTTCCGAGCGTCTTGAATCCAGGCCGATGCCAGGGGAACACCCGGGGACACCACCAGCGTGCCGGGCTTTTGATTCATCAGGACCTGAGGGTCACGAAACTGAGCCGATTCCAGCTTTCCATCAAAAGTAAGAATGGATTCGGGTGCATGACCCGCCAAAGTCAGCAGGCGTTTGGCGGCTTCACCGCTTTTACCCATGCCGACAATTGCAATTGGAGTCTTCAGGTTCTTGATAAATTCTTTCATCTGCACGATCATAGACTTGGGAGGCAGATTTGCCCACTTCTTTTTCAAGACCTTTTCCTGATTTTAAAATGGCGTCGCACACTGCGATCATCAGTGATTTGCATTTGTGTGAAGCCGAGCCTGTGAACCTGCGCTTCCCGCTGTGGAAGAAATTCAAGACGCGGCAGTTCTTCTTTGATGACACGTTTGAAGTGTTTTTGAAAAGCTGTGAAGAAAAGGCGCAAGGCGCCTCGGTGGAGCTTGTTCTGAACGGGGATATTTTTGATTTTGACAGTGTCCTGCGTTTGCCGGATGAACCGGTCTTTCATGTCAGCGGTCTTGAAAAGCGCCGCGGGCTGTTTCCGATTGAAGAGCGATCCCGATTTAAAATTGAAGTGATTCTGAAAGACCATGCCGACTGGGTTCGCGCCCTGCGTGAATTTGTACTACGGGGCAACCGTGCCGTCTTTGTGATTGGCAACCACGATCTGGAGCTTCACTTCCCGGAAGTGCAGGCCGAGATCTATCGTCATCTGAACTTGCCGGAAGACAAAAAACATCAGGTTCGTTTTGTGGAGTGGTTCTATATCAGCAATCAGGACACATTGATTGAACACGGCAATCAGTATGATCCGTATTGCATGTGTGAAGACCCCATCAATCCGTTTGTTCGCGGATACAATTTTGTTTCGCTGAAACTGCCGTTTGGAAATCTGGCCTGTCGTTATCTGATGAACGGAATGGGCTTCTTCAATCCGCATGTGGACAGCAACTACATCATGAGTATTCCGCAGTACATAAAGTTCTTTGTGAAATACATGCTGCGCGCGCAGCCGGGACTGGTGCTGACCTGGTTCTGGGGATCCGTGCTGACACTGCTTCATTCCTTCTATGACCGTCTGGCGGCGCCGATCAGAAATCCATTGAAGATTGAAGACCGCGTGTCTTTGATTGCTGAAAAATCAAATGCCGAACCCCGCATGGTGCGAGAACTGAAAGAGTTGTTTGTGGCTCCGGCCGCCAGCAATCCGTTTTTACTGGCGCGTGAACTGTGGCTGGATCGTGCGTTTATTATCTTTGTCGCTTTCTATCTGATCTTCCAGTTGATGATCTTTGTCCGGGCTATTTATGAAATCTCGTTCTTCTGGGCTTTCATTCCGTTGTTCTTGCTGCTGCCGTTTTTCCTATTCTACAGCAAGTCGGTGACCTCCCTCGTGTCTGGCTACAAAGAACCTGATGACCGGGTGATGGCTATGACCAGTGCAATCACCAAGGTGAATCGCATCGTTTACGGGCACACTCATCATACCCGCCATGAAATGATCGGGTCCGTCGAACACTTGAACAGCGGGTGCTGGTCACCGGCCTTTTTGGATGTGGAATGCACCAAGCCGTTGGATCAAAAAACATTCGTGTGGATATCTCCGGGAGAGGCCGGAACCCGTCAGGCAGAGCTTTTCAAGTTCGTGGATGGAAAACCGGAGCTGTTAATGAACCCGGGGCGCTCTTAAATTAGTGCGCCGCAAGAAGATTTCATATTGTCATTCACAGGACCCTATGCAAACCTTTTATCTGTTCGATTAACATGGATGGAGAGGTATATCATGGCAGAAGTACTTGTAGTAACAAGCAAAGTTAAAAAACTGATCAAAGAAAAAGGTCAAATGAACACATCTGCTGAGACTATTGACGTACTCAGTAAAGCCATTGAGCAACTGTGCTTGAAAGGCGTTGAATCTGCAAAAGCTGACGGTCGCAAAACCGTAATGGCTCGCGATATCGTTATCGACCACCTTTAATTCGGTCGAACGAAAATTCGTTCAGCATTGGTTCAATTTTAAAACCCACGGCCCTGAAACCGTGGGTTTTGCATTTTTTAGCACTGAAAATTCCGTCGGAGTTTGAATGATTAAAAAAGCCCTGCCCGTCTTACTTGTTCTTGGCGCCGTCATCAGCTATCTGCTGTGGCCCCGGTCTTCCGAAAATTCAGAAGTCCCTCATCCGACGTCCACTATTGAAAAGCAAGAGCCTCAAGATGCACAAACTCCCTCCGACTCTGAGCCTGGGGCAGTTTTCTCGGCTTTTGAAATTAAGACCGTGCAAACTGTCAGCGAAAGTGTTCCCTTTGAAGAACCATCATCGCCGCACGACGAGCCCGCCGCGAAAAGTGAAGTGACCTATGTGGTGGAAGACGGCGTGGCGGTCGTTAACGAAGACATCGTGATCGGAGTTCCCCGCAGCGCCAAGGCCCGCGGCAGCGTGGTCCTGGAAAGCGTGCAGCTGTGGGAGGGCGGTGTGGTGCCTTTTCATATCCAGGGAGATGTCCCCAACAAATCTGAGATCATTCAGGCCATTGCTGAGTTCGTTGAAACTCCCATCAAGTTTGTTCCCTACACAAATCAGGAAGATGTCCTGGTGTTTGAAGCCGGAGCGGGCTGTAAATCCTATCTGGGGAAAGTCGGCGGCAAGCAGCCGCTGTGGATCTCCGGGGGCTGCGGGGTGACCGAGATCACCCATGAGATCATGCATGCATTGGGGTTTATCCACGAACAAAATCGCACGGACCGGGACCGGTTTGTTGAAGTGGTGTGGGACAATATCCACGAGAAGTACAAACACAACTTTGAGCTGTTTCCCGCCTCTTTGATGGTGCTCAGCGGGGCCGCGGCGTTTGATTTTGAATCTGTCATGCTTTATCAGCCGACCGCGTTTAGCAAAAACGGCGAGGTCACCATAAGATCAAAAACAGAATCCCTGCTGGCTCCGAGCGCGGCTCTGAGCGCCGGAGACATCCAGCGACTTGTGCATGTCTATGGCAGAAACTAAATCATGGCCTGAAGCTCTTCCCAAGAGATGATCTTCACACCCAAGCCCTGGGCTTTTTCCACTTTAGAGCCCGGATCATCACCCACCACCAGATAATTCAGCTTGGATGAAACCGAGCCCAGAATTTTCCCGCCATTTCTTTCGATCAAGTCCTTGGCATCGTCCCGTTTCACCGGAAGTGTGCCTGTGATCAGGAAGCTCATGCCGGACAGAGAGCCTTCTTGCGCCCGCACAGGCCCCGCAATTTTCACGCCCAGTTCAATCATTGCTTTCACTTCGTCGACCAGCTTCGGATTTCCAGTCCAGTCGCGGATGGATTTGGCAACTTTGGCGCCGATCTCTGGGACCTGCAACAGTTCTTCTTCGGAGGCCTCCAGGAATTTATCTATCGTCAGGAAGTGATCCGCCAGATGTTTTCCGGTTTGTTCCCCCACGAAGCGTATTCCCAGTGCAAAGATGAAACGCGCAAGTGTCGGGTTCTTGCTGTTTTCAATGGACTTGATGATGTTATCCGCCGATTTGTCACCCTGGCGTTCCAAAGACAGAATCTGCTCTTTCGTCAGACGATAGAAATCGGAAAAGCGGGTCAGCAGTTTGTTGTCGACCAGTGTTTCGATCAGGCGATCTCCGACCTTGTCGATGTTCATCGCACGTCTGGCCACGAAATGTTTCAAGGACTCTTTCACGACAGCGATGCACAGTGGATTCACGCAGCGGGTGACCACTTCGCCTTCAGCTTTCACAGCGACAGAGTCGCAGGCCGGGCATCTTTCCGGAATCGAGTACGGCAGACGGTCCGCCGGGCGCTTGTCAGGATTGACGACCTCCACGACTTCCGGGATTACGTCACCAGCACGCTGAATGATCACGGTGTCGCCGATGCGGATGTCTTTGCGGGTGATTTCATCCTGGTTGTGCAAGGTGGCGTTCGTAACGGTGACGCCACCCACTTTCACCGGCTTCATGATCGCCACCGGGGTCAACGCGCCGGTGCGACCCACCTGAACCACAATGTCTTCCACGGTGGTCTGGGCCTGCTCCGGTTTGAACTTCGCAGCCGTGGCCCATCTGGGGCTTCTGGCCACCAGGCCCAGGTCCTCTTGCAGGCGCAGGGAATTAACCTTGATCACCACGCCGTCAATATCAAATGGAAGTTTCGGACGGACTTTTTCGATGTGGTGATAGTACTTCACCACTTCTTCCGGTCCCTTGGCCACCACCAGCAAGTCCTCTTTGTACGGAAGCACCGTCGGAATGCCATGGTCGTTGAAGTATTCCTGAATGTTCTTTTGTGTGTTGAAGGTTTCACCCTCCACCGCACCCAGAGCGTATCCGAAGAAACGCAGCGGCCGGGAGGCCGCGATGCGGGAATCCAGCTGGCGCACGGTTCCGGCGGCGGCATTACGGGGGTTGGCGAAGGTCTGCTGCCCGTTTTCCTGCTGGGTTTCGTTCAGCCTTGCAAAGTCCTCTTTGAACATCAGGACTTCCCCGCGCACTTCCAGAAGCGGGGGCGGATTTTTATGAGAAAGTTTTAATGGAATGCTCTTGATGGTTTTGATGTTGTGAGTGACGTCTTCGCCCACGGTGCCGTCACCTCGGGTGATGGCGCGAACCAGCTGGCCGTTTTCATAGATCAGCTCCATCGATAGGCCGTCAAATTTAAGCTCACACAGATATTCCACGGGATCTTCGGTATTTAGAAATTTTCTAACTCTTTCATCGAACTCAAAAATATCCTCGGGAGAATAACTATTGGCCAAAGAAAGCATCGGCAGACGGTGCTGGGCTTTCGTAAATCCTTCCAGGACCGTACCGCCCACGCGCTGAGAGGGCGAGTCACTCAAATCCAGTCCCTTGGGGTTCTTTTCAATATCCAAAAGCTCCGCGAAGAGCTGATCGTATTCGTAATCTGTAATGGTGGGCTTATCCAGAACATGGTAGTTGTGGTCGTGTTCAGAAATGATCTTCTTGAGCTCTTCATGGCGTTTTTTGGACATAGAATAATTTGCACCCATCTCTGAGGTCCAGTCACGGCAAAATGCATCGGGCAAAGAGTGACTGAACAGTCTTCTTGTTATATTTTTTTCCAGTAAGGAGCTGACCCGTGATTGATAAAAAAGCGATTGAGCACATTGCGAAGCTGGCCCGCCTGCATATCACCGAAGATGAAGCCCAGGAGTACAGCACTCAGCTGGCAAAAGCCCTGACCCACTTTGAACAGATCTCTAAAATAAACACCGCTGGCATAGAGCCTATGGTGACTCCGACAGAAATTGAAGCCTACTGGCGTGAGGATGTTGTGAAGCAGGATTTCACCGCCGAAGAAATGACCGGAAATGCACCGGACCGTGCGGGCAATCTTTTTAAAGTCCCACCGGTCGTTTAGGAGGTTGTTGTGGATCTAACATTTGCCTCGCTTTCTGAAATTTCTGAAGCCGTCAATAACCGCAGTATCAGCGCCAAAGAAGTCACTTTGCATTTCCTAAAGCGCATTGAAAATTTGAATCCGAAGCTGAATGCCTTTACGTCACTAAATCCCCAGGCTGTTCAGGAGGCTGAGGCTGTAGACGCTCGAATCGCCAACGGCGAAGACGTGGGCCTGCTGGCGGGTGTGCCTTTTGGTATCAAAGAGATGTTTTGTACCAAGGGTCTGACAACCACCGCCGGATCCAAGATTCTTGAAAACTTTGTTCCGCCTTATGATGCCACAGCGGTGGCCCGTCTTAAAAAATCCGGCATCGTGGTGATGGGTAAGCTGAATCAGGATGAATTTGCCATGGGCTCTTCCAATGAAACGTCCTTTCACGGTGTGGTGAAAAACCCCTGGGACCTGGAACGTGTGCCCGGGGGATCTTCCGGTGGCTCGGCGGCAGCGCAAGCGTCGCGCCTGGTGGCAGGCACGCTGGGTACCGACACCGGCGGCTCGATTCGCCAACCCGCAAGCTTCTGCGGTATCGTGGGCGTGAAGCCCACATACGGCCGTGTGAGCCGCTATGGCATTGTCGCTTATGCTTCGTCCTTGGATCAGGCCGGCCCGATGGTGAGTTCTGTGAGGGATGCGGCATTGACCCTGGAAGTGATTTCAGGTTTTGACCCGCAGGACTCCACCACAACTCAGAAACAAGTCCCCGCCTGGAGTCAGAATCTGAAAGCCGACGTCAAAGGCATGAAGATCGGTCTGATGAAGGAGTACATGACTGGAGCTTTGGATCCGGACGTGCAAAAGACTGTGGAAAACTCGGTGGATACCTTAAAACAACTCGGAGCTGAGATTGTTGAAGTCTCTGTTCCCATGACCGCGTTTGCAGTTCCTGTGTATTACCTGGTGGCCGCCAGCGAAGCGTCGTCGAATCTTTCCCGCTATGACGGTGTGAAATACGGCTATCGTGCCGAATTTAAAAATCTTTCGGCGGTGGACCTGGAAGAGTTCTACAGTCAGACGCGGGGTCAGGCGTTCGGTGCCGAAGTCAAACGTCGTATCATGCTGGGCACGTACTGCCTTTCCAGCGGTTACTATGATGCCTTTTACAACAAGGCCGGTCAGGTGCGCCGCCTGATCATGGAACAGTATCTGGAAGCCTTCAAAAAATGTGATGTGATTTTAAGTCCGGTCACCACCGCACCCGCCTTCAAGATTGGTGAACGGGTTTCTGATCCGTTGGCGATGTATTTGAATGACATCTTTACCACCTCGACGAATCTTGCCGGACTTCCGGGAATGAGTGTCCCGTTTGGTCAGTCGCAAAGTGGTCTTCCGATCGGGATTCAGCTGACCGCCGGTCACTTTGAAGAACAAAAGATGCTGAACGTGGCCTTTGCGCTGGAAGGTGCCTCTTTGGTGAAAGGAAAACATCCCCATGTCATCTAGAGGATATGAAGCCGTCATCGGTATTGAGATCCACGTGCAGCTGAGCACAAAGACCAAAATCTTCAGCTCCGAATCCACGGCCTTTGAAGCGGGTGACAATGAAAACACCTCGCCGGTCAGTGTGGGCATGCCCGGCACCCTGCCGGTCTTAAACAGCAAGGTGGTTGAGTACTCGATTAAAACGGGGCTTGCTTTGGGTTGTGACATCCGCCGCAAATCTGTTTTCGCCCGCAAGAACTATTTCTATCCGGATCTTCCCAAGGGTTATCAGATCTCCCAGTATGATCAGCCTATTTGTGAAAACGGATCCATCACATTCAAAGTGGATGGAAAAGAAAAGACCGTATCCATCACCCGCGCCCATATGGAAGAAGATGCCGGCAAATCCAACCACCACGGTGAATACACACTGATCAACTACAACCGTTCCGGCATTCCATTATTAGAGGTCGTATCGGGCCCCGACATGCGCACGCCGCAGGAGGCAGCAGAATACGCACGCACCATTCGTCAGATTGTGCGCTATTTGGATGTCTGTGACGGAAATCTGGAAGAGGGATCGTTGCGCTGTGACTGCAATGTCTCGGTTCGCAAAGAGGGTGCTAAACAATTCG encodes:
- the gatA gene encoding Asp-tRNA(Asn)/Glu-tRNA(Gln) amidotransferase subunit GatA; translated protein: MDLTFASLSEISEAVNNRSISAKEVTLHFLKRIENLNPKLNAFTSLNPQAVQEAEAVDARIANGEDVGLLAGVPFGIKEMFCTKGLTTTAGSKILENFVPPYDATAVARLKKSGIVVMGKLNQDEFAMGSSNETSFHGVVKNPWDLERVPGGSSGGSAAAQASRLVAGTLGTDTGGSIRQPASFCGIVGVKPTYGRVSRYGIVAYASSLDQAGPMVSSVRDAALTLEVISGFDPQDSTTTQKQVPAWSQNLKADVKGMKIGLMKEYMTGALDPDVQKTVENSVDTLKQLGAEIVEVSVPMTAFAVPVYYLVAASEASSNLSRYDGVKYGYRAEFKNLSAVDLEEFYSQTRGQAFGAEVKRRIMLGTYCLSSGYYDAFYNKAGQVRRLIMEQYLEAFKKCDVILSPVTTAPAFKIGERVSDPLAMYLNDIFTTSTNLAGLPGMSVPFGQSQSGLPIGIQLTAGHFEEQKMLNVAFALEGASLVKGKHPHVI
- the gatC gene encoding Asp-tRNA(Asn)/Glu-tRNA(Gln) amidotransferase subunit GatC, encoding MIDKKAIEHIAKLARLHITEDEAQEYSTQLAKALTHFEQISKINTAGIEPMVTPTEIEAYWREDVVKQDFTAEEMTGNAPDRAGNLFKVPPVV